A region from the Silene latifolia isolate original U9 population chromosome 7, ASM4854445v1, whole genome shotgun sequence genome encodes:
- the LOC141591080 gene encoding uncharacterized protein LOC141591080 produces the protein MAKRRQKQVSESDQSDEPESDDGVEPQSNTNLSTQEREHKKVQAKIKQMEGANLAAKDWTMDVLMMYKGLLNCHLQHLKNGRSWTIIRARRVLLIFMRKNMLSKLVLLLHPFT, from the exons ATGGCAAAAAGAAGACAAAAACAAGTTAGTGAATCAGATCAATCTGATGAACCAGAATCAGATGATGGAGTTGAACCTCAG AGCAATACAAATCTTTCTACTCAAGAGAGGGAGCATAAGAAGGTTCAAGCCAAAATAAAACAGATGGAAGGCGCAAATTTAGCGGCCAAAGATTGGACCAT GGACGTTTTGATGATGTACAAAGGGCTCCTAAATTGCCATCTGCAGCATCTAAAGAATGGAAGGAGTTG GACGATAATAAGAGCAAGAAGGGTCTTGCTGATATTTATGAG GAAGAATATGCTCAGCAAACTGGTCTTGCTGCTGCACCCTTTCACTTAA